A single genomic interval of Pseudorca crassidens isolate mPseCra1 chromosome 19, mPseCra1.hap1, whole genome shotgun sequence harbors:
- the MRPL38 gene encoding large ribosomal subunit protein mL38 isoform X1, giving the protein MAATWWRVALYGSRRWRGFSTSAALSRRTAPLGPMPNEVIDVSNLERLKKYRSFDRYRRRAEQEARDPHWWRTYREHFGEESVHELPKGGDPACLDHHWILAPAQCLAHPKDKIDIGLPAPKVCRTQQLLERKRVLQALRANVEEERAARLRTARIPLEAVRAEWERTCGPYHKQRLAEHYGLYRDLFHGATFVPRVPLHVAYAIGEDDLVPVYYGNEVTPTEVSQAPDLQNEGLFRTACPSLMGVTAPSFFPHQAAQAPEVTYKAGEGSMWTLLLTNLDGHLLEPDAEYLHWLLTNIPGNRVAEGQETCPYLPPFPARGSGFHRFAFLLFKQDKPIDFSGDTRPSPCYQLAQRTFHTFDFYKKHQDAMTPAGLAFFQCRWDDSVTHIFHQLLDMREPVFEFMRPPPYHPKQKRFPHRQPLRYLDRYRDSHEPTYGIY; this is encoded by the exons ATGGCGGCGACCTGGTGGCGAGTCGCGTTGTACGGGAGTCGGAGGTGGCGGGGCTTCAGCACCTCAG CCGCCCTGAGCCGCCGGACCGCTCCTCTGGGGCCGATGCCCAACGAGGTCATCGACGTGAGCAACCTGGAGCGGCTGAAGAAGTACCGCAGCTTCGACCGCTACCGGCGCCGGGCGGAGCAGGAGGCGCGGGACCCGCACTGGTGGCGGACCTACCGGGAGCATTTCGGAGAGGAGTCAG TTCATGAGCTCCCTAAGGGTGGGGATCCTGCCTGTCTTGACCACCATTGGATCCTTGCACCcgcacagtgcttggcac atcCCAAAGACAAGATTGACATTGGGTTGCCTGCACCTAAGGTCTGCCGGACCCAACAGCTGTTGGAGCGGAAGCGGGTCCTCCAGGCACTGCGGGCCAATGTGGAGGAGGAACGGGCCGCTCGCCTCCGCACAG CACGCATCCCACTGGAGGCAGTGAGGGCTGAGTGGGAGAGGACCTGTGGCCCCTACCACAAGCAGCGTCTGGCTGAACACTACGGCCTCTATCGAGACCTGTTCCACGGGGCCACCTTCGTGCCCCGAGTCCCCCTGCATGTGGCCTACGCTATAGGCGAGGACGACTTGGTGCCTGTGTACTACGGCAATGAGGTCACTCCAACTGAG GTTTCTCAGGCTCCTGACCTCCAGAACGAAGGTCTGTTTAGAACAGCTTGTCCATCCCTGATGGGGGTGACAGCTCCATCGTTCTTTCCCCACCAGGCTGCCCAGGCCCCGGAGGTGACCTATAAGGCAGGCGAGGGCTCCATGTGGACACTGCTGCTCACCAACTTGG ATGGACACCTGCTGGAACCGGATGCTGAGTATTTGCACTGGCTGCT AACCAACATCCCAGGCAACAGGGTGGCTGAAGGACAGGAGACGTGTCCCTACCTGCCCCCCTTCCCTGCCCGAGGCTCCGGCTTCCACCGCTTTGCCTTTCTGCTCTTCAAGCAGGACAAGCCAATCGACTTCTCTGGGGACACCCGGCCCTCACCCTG CTACCAGCTTGCCCAGCGGACCTTCCACACTTTTGATTTCTACAAGAAACACCAAGATGCCATGACTCCAGCTGGCCTGGCCTTCTTCCAGTGCCGCTGGGATGACTCGGTCACCCACATCTTCCACCAGCTCCTGG ACATGCGAGAGCCTGTGTTTGAGTTTATGCGGCCGCCCCCTTATCACCCTAAGCAGAAGCGCTTCCCCCACCGGCAGCCCCTGCGCTACCTGGACCGGTACAGAGACAGTCACGAACCCACCTATGGCATCTACTGA
- the MRPL38 gene encoding large ribosomal subunit protein mL38 isoform X3 gives MAATWWRVALYGSRRWRGFSTSAALSRRTAPLGPMPNEVIDVSNLERLKKYRSFDRYRRRAEQEARDPHWWRTYREHFGEESVHELPKGGDPACLDHHWILAPAQCLAHPKDKIDIGLPAPKVCRTQQLLERKRVLQALRANVEEERAARLRTARIPLEAVRAEWERTCGPYHKQRLAEHYGLYRDLFHGATFVPRVPLHVAYAIGEDDLVPVYYGNEVTPTEAAQAPEVTYKAGEGSMWTLLLTNLDGHLLEPDAEYLHWLLTNIPGNRVAEGQETCPYLPPFPARGSGFHRFAFLLFKQDKPIDFSGDTRPSPCYQLAQRTFHTFDFYKKHQDAMTPAGLAFFQCRWDDSVTHIFHQLLDMREPVFEFMRPPPYHPKQKRFPHRQPLRYLDRYRDSHEPTYGIY, from the exons ATGGCGGCGACCTGGTGGCGAGTCGCGTTGTACGGGAGTCGGAGGTGGCGGGGCTTCAGCACCTCAG CCGCCCTGAGCCGCCGGACCGCTCCTCTGGGGCCGATGCCCAACGAGGTCATCGACGTGAGCAACCTGGAGCGGCTGAAGAAGTACCGCAGCTTCGACCGCTACCGGCGCCGGGCGGAGCAGGAGGCGCGGGACCCGCACTGGTGGCGGACCTACCGGGAGCATTTCGGAGAGGAGTCAG TTCATGAGCTCCCTAAGGGTGGGGATCCTGCCTGTCTTGACCACCATTGGATCCTTGCACCcgcacagtgcttggcac atcCCAAAGACAAGATTGACATTGGGTTGCCTGCACCTAAGGTCTGCCGGACCCAACAGCTGTTGGAGCGGAAGCGGGTCCTCCAGGCACTGCGGGCCAATGTGGAGGAGGAACGGGCCGCTCGCCTCCGCACAG CACGCATCCCACTGGAGGCAGTGAGGGCTGAGTGGGAGAGGACCTGTGGCCCCTACCACAAGCAGCGTCTGGCTGAACACTACGGCCTCTATCGAGACCTGTTCCACGGGGCCACCTTCGTGCCCCGAGTCCCCCTGCATGTGGCCTACGCTATAGGCGAGGACGACTTGGTGCCTGTGTACTACGGCAATGAGGTCACTCCAACTGAG GCTGCCCAGGCCCCGGAGGTGACCTATAAGGCAGGCGAGGGCTCCATGTGGACACTGCTGCTCACCAACTTGG ATGGACACCTGCTGGAACCGGATGCTGAGTATTTGCACTGGCTGCT AACCAACATCCCAGGCAACAGGGTGGCTGAAGGACAGGAGACGTGTCCCTACCTGCCCCCCTTCCCTGCCCGAGGCTCCGGCTTCCACCGCTTTGCCTTTCTGCTCTTCAAGCAGGACAAGCCAATCGACTTCTCTGGGGACACCCGGCCCTCACCCTG CTACCAGCTTGCCCAGCGGACCTTCCACACTTTTGATTTCTACAAGAAACACCAAGATGCCATGACTCCAGCTGGCCTGGCCTTCTTCCAGTGCCGCTGGGATGACTCGGTCACCCACATCTTCCACCAGCTCCTGG ACATGCGAGAGCCTGTGTTTGAGTTTATGCGGCCGCCCCCTTATCACCCTAAGCAGAAGCGCTTCCCCCACCGGCAGCCCCTGCGCTACCTGGACCGGTACAGAGACAGTCACGAACCCACCTATGGCATCTACTGA
- the MRPL38 gene encoding large ribosomal subunit protein mL38 isoform X2, producing MAATWWRVALYGSRRWRGFSTSAALSRRTAPLGPMPNEVIDVSNLERLKKYRSFDRYRRRAEQEARDPHWWRTYREHFGEESDPKDKIDIGLPAPKVCRTQQLLERKRVLQALRANVEEERAARLRTARIPLEAVRAEWERTCGPYHKQRLAEHYGLYRDLFHGATFVPRVPLHVAYAIGEDDLVPVYYGNEVTPTEVSQAPDLQNEGLFRTACPSLMGVTAPSFFPHQAAQAPEVTYKAGEGSMWTLLLTNLDGHLLEPDAEYLHWLLTNIPGNRVAEGQETCPYLPPFPARGSGFHRFAFLLFKQDKPIDFSGDTRPSPCYQLAQRTFHTFDFYKKHQDAMTPAGLAFFQCRWDDSVTHIFHQLLDMREPVFEFMRPPPYHPKQKRFPHRQPLRYLDRYRDSHEPTYGIY from the exons ATGGCGGCGACCTGGTGGCGAGTCGCGTTGTACGGGAGTCGGAGGTGGCGGGGCTTCAGCACCTCAG CCGCCCTGAGCCGCCGGACCGCTCCTCTGGGGCCGATGCCCAACGAGGTCATCGACGTGAGCAACCTGGAGCGGCTGAAGAAGTACCGCAGCTTCGACCGCTACCGGCGCCGGGCGGAGCAGGAGGCGCGGGACCCGCACTGGTGGCGGACCTACCGGGAGCATTTCGGAGAGGAGTCAG atcCCAAAGACAAGATTGACATTGGGTTGCCTGCACCTAAGGTCTGCCGGACCCAACAGCTGTTGGAGCGGAAGCGGGTCCTCCAGGCACTGCGGGCCAATGTGGAGGAGGAACGGGCCGCTCGCCTCCGCACAG CACGCATCCCACTGGAGGCAGTGAGGGCTGAGTGGGAGAGGACCTGTGGCCCCTACCACAAGCAGCGTCTGGCTGAACACTACGGCCTCTATCGAGACCTGTTCCACGGGGCCACCTTCGTGCCCCGAGTCCCCCTGCATGTGGCCTACGCTATAGGCGAGGACGACTTGGTGCCTGTGTACTACGGCAATGAGGTCACTCCAACTGAG GTTTCTCAGGCTCCTGACCTCCAGAACGAAGGTCTGTTTAGAACAGCTTGTCCATCCCTGATGGGGGTGACAGCTCCATCGTTCTTTCCCCACCAGGCTGCCCAGGCCCCGGAGGTGACCTATAAGGCAGGCGAGGGCTCCATGTGGACACTGCTGCTCACCAACTTGG ATGGACACCTGCTGGAACCGGATGCTGAGTATTTGCACTGGCTGCT AACCAACATCCCAGGCAACAGGGTGGCTGAAGGACAGGAGACGTGTCCCTACCTGCCCCCCTTCCCTGCCCGAGGCTCCGGCTTCCACCGCTTTGCCTTTCTGCTCTTCAAGCAGGACAAGCCAATCGACTTCTCTGGGGACACCCGGCCCTCACCCTG CTACCAGCTTGCCCAGCGGACCTTCCACACTTTTGATTTCTACAAGAAACACCAAGATGCCATGACTCCAGCTGGCCTGGCCTTCTTCCAGTGCCGCTGGGATGACTCGGTCACCCACATCTTCCACCAGCTCCTGG ACATGCGAGAGCCTGTGTTTGAGTTTATGCGGCCGCCCCCTTATCACCCTAAGCAGAAGCGCTTCCCCCACCGGCAGCCCCTGCGCTACCTGGACCGGTACAGAGACAGTCACGAACCCACCTATGGCATCTACTGA
- the MRPL38 gene encoding large ribosomal subunit protein mL38 isoform X4, producing MAATWWRVALYGSRRWRGFSTSAALSRRTAPLGPMPNEVIDVSNLERLKKYRSFDRYRRRAEQEARDPHWWRTYREHFGEESDPKDKIDIGLPAPKVCRTQQLLERKRVLQALRANVEEERAARLRTARIPLEAVRAEWERTCGPYHKQRLAEHYGLYRDLFHGATFVPRVPLHVAYAIGEDDLVPVYYGNEVTPTEAAQAPEVTYKAGEGSMWTLLLTNLDGHLLEPDAEYLHWLLTNIPGNRVAEGQETCPYLPPFPARGSGFHRFAFLLFKQDKPIDFSGDTRPSPCYQLAQRTFHTFDFYKKHQDAMTPAGLAFFQCRWDDSVTHIFHQLLDMREPVFEFMRPPPYHPKQKRFPHRQPLRYLDRYRDSHEPTYGIY from the exons ATGGCGGCGACCTGGTGGCGAGTCGCGTTGTACGGGAGTCGGAGGTGGCGGGGCTTCAGCACCTCAG CCGCCCTGAGCCGCCGGACCGCTCCTCTGGGGCCGATGCCCAACGAGGTCATCGACGTGAGCAACCTGGAGCGGCTGAAGAAGTACCGCAGCTTCGACCGCTACCGGCGCCGGGCGGAGCAGGAGGCGCGGGACCCGCACTGGTGGCGGACCTACCGGGAGCATTTCGGAGAGGAGTCAG atcCCAAAGACAAGATTGACATTGGGTTGCCTGCACCTAAGGTCTGCCGGACCCAACAGCTGTTGGAGCGGAAGCGGGTCCTCCAGGCACTGCGGGCCAATGTGGAGGAGGAACGGGCCGCTCGCCTCCGCACAG CACGCATCCCACTGGAGGCAGTGAGGGCTGAGTGGGAGAGGACCTGTGGCCCCTACCACAAGCAGCGTCTGGCTGAACACTACGGCCTCTATCGAGACCTGTTCCACGGGGCCACCTTCGTGCCCCGAGTCCCCCTGCATGTGGCCTACGCTATAGGCGAGGACGACTTGGTGCCTGTGTACTACGGCAATGAGGTCACTCCAACTGAG GCTGCCCAGGCCCCGGAGGTGACCTATAAGGCAGGCGAGGGCTCCATGTGGACACTGCTGCTCACCAACTTGG ATGGACACCTGCTGGAACCGGATGCTGAGTATTTGCACTGGCTGCT AACCAACATCCCAGGCAACAGGGTGGCTGAAGGACAGGAGACGTGTCCCTACCTGCCCCCCTTCCCTGCCCGAGGCTCCGGCTTCCACCGCTTTGCCTTTCTGCTCTTCAAGCAGGACAAGCCAATCGACTTCTCTGGGGACACCCGGCCCTCACCCTG CTACCAGCTTGCCCAGCGGACCTTCCACACTTTTGATTTCTACAAGAAACACCAAGATGCCATGACTCCAGCTGGCCTGGCCTTCTTCCAGTGCCGCTGGGATGACTCGGTCACCCACATCTTCCACCAGCTCCTGG ACATGCGAGAGCCTGTGTTTGAGTTTATGCGGCCGCCCCCTTATCACCCTAAGCAGAAGCGCTTCCCCCACCGGCAGCCCCTGCGCTACCTGGACCGGTACAGAGACAGTCACGAACCCACCTATGGCATCTACTGA
- the TRIM65 gene encoding E3 ubiquitin-protein ligase TRIM65 isoform X1, giving the protein MGSQSRSRRRRVERAHWEWRLVGAEEGLSSSSSQAGPGSARRTHTRAPAVPLRGPGLPPVRLGPRAAAMAAPWLEDRLTCAICLGLYRDPVTLFCGHNFCRACIQDWLGRSEKVCPECREPFPDSAELRRNVALSGVLEDLRVRPAPEPGPGACCPRHGRPLELFCRTEGLCVCSVCTVRECRLHERTLLDAERREREAQLRATLEVTQQQATQAESQLQELQQRSSQIQSSACTLTSVISGKFNRLLQALEMQRNLALRNIEVAKTQALEQARDEKQRLQGHLEALSCCDDRIRNLLEQLDDRTFLQESQLLAPPGPLGPLTLPHWDEDQQLGGLKESLSQLCALLLEEGGHPGAPAKAADFGSMEAPGPPAPVASLVCPLRRKLWQNYRNLTFDPISANRHFYLSQQDRQVKHCRKPRGPDGPGSFELWQVQCAQSFQAGQHYWEVRVSNHSVTLGVAYSELTRRKLGPHTDNIGRGPSSWGLCIQEDSTQAWHNGEARRLPGVSGRLLGMDLDLTSGCLTFYSLEPETQHLYTFHAIFSRPLHPVFWLLEGRTLTLCHRPEAKLPPGLQEEASGLS; this is encoded by the exons ATGGGAAGCCAATCCCGCAGCCGTCGGCGCAGGGTGGAGCGAGCGCACTGGGAGTGGCGGCTGGTCGGGGCGGAAGAAGGGCTGTCAAGTTCGTCTTCCCAGGCGGGTCCTGGCTCCGCCCGCCGCACCCACACCCGGGCGCCGGCGGTCCCTTTAAGAGGCCCCGGCCTTCCGCCCGTGCGTCTGGGGCCGCGCGCCGCCGCCATGGCCGCGCCGTGGCTGGAGGACAGGCTGACCTGTGCCATCTGCCTGGGGCTCTACCGGGACCCGGTGACGCTGTTCTGCGGCCACAACTTCTGCAGGGCCTGTATCCAGGACTGGTTGGGCCGCAGCGAGAAGGTGTGCCCCGAGTGCCGGGAGCCCTTCCCCGACAGCGCCGAGCTGCGCCGCAACGTGGCTCTGAGCGGCGTGCTGGAGGATCTGCGCGTCCGGCCGGCGCCCGAACCCGGCCCCGGCGCGTGCTGCCCCCGGCACGGGAGGCCGCTCGAGCTTTTCTGCCGCACCGAGGGCCTCTGCGTGTGCAGCGTGTGCACCGTGCGCGAGTGTCGCCTCCACGAGCGTACGCTACTGGACGCCGAGCGCCGAGAGCGCGAG GCCCAGCTGAGAGCCACACTGGAGGTCACCCAGCAGCAGGCCACCCAGGCTGAGAGCCAGCTACAGGAGCTGCAGCAGCGAAGCAGCCAGATCCAG AGCTCAGCCTGCACCCTGACCTCCGTGATCTCTGGCAAGTTCAACCGCCTGCTGCAGGCCCTGGAGATGCAGCGGAACTTGGCCCTGAGGAACATCGAGGTGGCCAAGACACAGGCGCTGGAACAGGCCCGGGACGAGAAACAGCGACTGCAGGGCCACCTGGAGGCCTTGTCTTGCTGTGACGACAGGATTCGCAACCTCCTGGAGCAGTTGGACGACCGGACCTTCCTCCAG GAATCACAGCTCCTGGCGCCCCCAGGCCCGCTCGGGCCACTGACTCTCCCGCACTGGGACGAAGATCAGCAGCTGGGCGGCCTGAAGGAGTCCCTGAGCCAGCTGTGTGCCCTCCTCCTGGAAGAGGGGGGCCACCCCGGAGCACCAGCCAAGGCTGCTGACTTTGGCTCCATGG AGGCCCCGGGTCCCCCGGCACCAGTCGCGAGCCTCGTCTGTCCACTGAGGAGGAAACTCTGGCAGA ATTATCGCAACCTGACCTTCGACCCCATCAGCGCCAACCGTCACTTCTACCTGTCTCAGCAGGACCGGCAGGTAAAGCACTGTCGCAAGCCCCGGGGCCCAGATGGGCCAGGCAGCTTCGAGCTCTGGCAAGTGCAGTGTGCCCAGAGCTTCCAGGCCGGGCAGCACTACTGGGAGGTACGTGTGTCCAACCACTCGGTGACGCTGGGCGTTGCCTACTCAGAACTAACGAGGCGCAAGCTGGGGCCCCACACGGACAACATCGGCCGTGGGCCCAGCTCCTGGGGGCTCTGCATTCAGGAGGACAGCACCCAGGCCTGGCACAACGGGGAGGCCCGGCGCCTCCCGGGGGTATCAGGGCGGCTCCTGGGCATGGATTTGGACCTGACCTCTGGCTGCCTCACCTTCTACAGCCTGGAGCCCGAGACCCAACACTTGTATACCTTTCATGCCATCTTCTCCCGGCCCCTCCACCCCGTTTTCTGGCTCCTCGAGGGTAGGACCCTGACCCTGTGCCATCGGCCCGAGGCCAAGCTCCCTCCAGGGCTCCAGGAAGAGGCCTCAGGGCTCAGCTGA
- the TRIM65 gene encoding E3 ubiquitin-protein ligase TRIM65 isoform X2: MGSQSRSRRRRVERAHWEWRLVGAEEGLSSSSSQAGPGSARRTHTRAPAVPLRGPGLPPVRLGPRAAAMAAPWLEDRLTCAICLGLYRDPVTLFCGHNFCRACIQDWLGRSEKVCPECREPFPDSAELRRNVALSGVLEDLRVRPAPEPGPGACCPRHGRPLELFCRTEGLCVCSVCTVRECRLHERTLLDAERREREAQLRATLEVTQQQATQAESQLQELQQRSSQIQSSACTLTSVISGKFNRLLQALEMQRNLALRNIEVAKTQALEQARDEKQRLQGHLEALSCCDDRIRNLLEQLDDRTFLQESQLLAPPGPLGPLTLPHWDEDQQLGGLKESLSQLCALLLEEGGHPGAPAKAADFGSMDYRNLTFDPISANRHFYLSQQDRQVKHCRKPRGPDGPGSFELWQVQCAQSFQAGQHYWEVRVSNHSVTLGVAYSELTRRKLGPHTDNIGRGPSSWGLCIQEDSTQAWHNGEARRLPGVSGRLLGMDLDLTSGCLTFYSLEPETQHLYTFHAIFSRPLHPVFWLLEGRTLTLCHRPEAKLPPGLQEEASGLS; encoded by the exons ATGGGAAGCCAATCCCGCAGCCGTCGGCGCAGGGTGGAGCGAGCGCACTGGGAGTGGCGGCTGGTCGGGGCGGAAGAAGGGCTGTCAAGTTCGTCTTCCCAGGCGGGTCCTGGCTCCGCCCGCCGCACCCACACCCGGGCGCCGGCGGTCCCTTTAAGAGGCCCCGGCCTTCCGCCCGTGCGTCTGGGGCCGCGCGCCGCCGCCATGGCCGCGCCGTGGCTGGAGGACAGGCTGACCTGTGCCATCTGCCTGGGGCTCTACCGGGACCCGGTGACGCTGTTCTGCGGCCACAACTTCTGCAGGGCCTGTATCCAGGACTGGTTGGGCCGCAGCGAGAAGGTGTGCCCCGAGTGCCGGGAGCCCTTCCCCGACAGCGCCGAGCTGCGCCGCAACGTGGCTCTGAGCGGCGTGCTGGAGGATCTGCGCGTCCGGCCGGCGCCCGAACCCGGCCCCGGCGCGTGCTGCCCCCGGCACGGGAGGCCGCTCGAGCTTTTCTGCCGCACCGAGGGCCTCTGCGTGTGCAGCGTGTGCACCGTGCGCGAGTGTCGCCTCCACGAGCGTACGCTACTGGACGCCGAGCGCCGAGAGCGCGAG GCCCAGCTGAGAGCCACACTGGAGGTCACCCAGCAGCAGGCCACCCAGGCTGAGAGCCAGCTACAGGAGCTGCAGCAGCGAAGCAGCCAGATCCAG AGCTCAGCCTGCACCCTGACCTCCGTGATCTCTGGCAAGTTCAACCGCCTGCTGCAGGCCCTGGAGATGCAGCGGAACTTGGCCCTGAGGAACATCGAGGTGGCCAAGACACAGGCGCTGGAACAGGCCCGGGACGAGAAACAGCGACTGCAGGGCCACCTGGAGGCCTTGTCTTGCTGTGACGACAGGATTCGCAACCTCCTGGAGCAGTTGGACGACCGGACCTTCCTCCAG GAATCACAGCTCCTGGCGCCCCCAGGCCCGCTCGGGCCACTGACTCTCCCGCACTGGGACGAAGATCAGCAGCTGGGCGGCCTGAAGGAGTCCCTGAGCCAGCTGTGTGCCCTCCTCCTGGAAGAGGGGGGCCACCCCGGAGCACCAGCCAAGGCTGCTGACTTTGGCTCCATGG ATTATCGCAACCTGACCTTCGACCCCATCAGCGCCAACCGTCACTTCTACCTGTCTCAGCAGGACCGGCAGGTAAAGCACTGTCGCAAGCCCCGGGGCCCAGATGGGCCAGGCAGCTTCGAGCTCTGGCAAGTGCAGTGTGCCCAGAGCTTCCAGGCCGGGCAGCACTACTGGGAGGTACGTGTGTCCAACCACTCGGTGACGCTGGGCGTTGCCTACTCAGAACTAACGAGGCGCAAGCTGGGGCCCCACACGGACAACATCGGCCGTGGGCCCAGCTCCTGGGGGCTCTGCATTCAGGAGGACAGCACCCAGGCCTGGCACAACGGGGAGGCCCGGCGCCTCCCGGGGGTATCAGGGCGGCTCCTGGGCATGGATTTGGACCTGACCTCTGGCTGCCTCACCTTCTACAGCCTGGAGCCCGAGACCCAACACTTGTATACCTTTCATGCCATCTTCTCCCGGCCCCTCCACCCCGTTTTCTGGCTCCTCGAGGGTAGGACCCTGACCCTGTGCCATCGGCCCGAGGCCAAGCTCCCTCCAGGGCTCCAGGAAGAGGCCTCAGGGCTCAGCTGA